In Aegilops tauschii subsp. strangulata cultivar AL8/78 chromosome 3, Aet v6.0, whole genome shotgun sequence, one genomic interval encodes:
- the LOC109776960 gene encoding G-type lectin S-receptor-like serine/threonine-protein kinase B120 isoform X5, whose protein sequence is MANTITGSNSSAKLLNSGNLVVLSSDGAMLWQSFKNPSDVVLPGMPMRTTHKTHPPWRMISWKGPEDPSTGRFSGGNDLDTPLQFFVWDGSVPYFRATVWNGYVSSNVGLQTVSPLMYLTVNKGTDGEAYATFGLSDGSSRIIYKVDYSGKTMLLRWNTSLTDWTAVEQLPAYQCNLYGYCGAYGYCDNTEATPTCKCLDGFDPSNKTEWVRGNFSHGCRRKEELQCGGEDSFLTLPAMKVPDKFVRLWNKSYDDCAVECSKNCSCLAYAYANLSTSNIDGDATRCLLWTGELIDVEKGGAVGNENLYLRLTALSSKGRKSIVIKVIPAISAIVLLILLLACLVWFRKFKGKHDKKGRLKRLMMGDLRISDGLGEETHEFPFISFEEIVDATNNFSMYNLLGEGGFGKVYKGLLHGNKEVAVKRLSRGSRQGGDEKLLIYEYLPNKSLDIFLFNSEKKPMLHWPARFNILKGVARGLLYLHQDSRLMIIHRDLKTSNILLDGDMNPKISDFGMARIFGGDEQQANTNRVVGTYGYMSPEYAMEGLFSVKSDVYSFGVLLLETVSGLRISSMQNIKEFPNLIIYAWSLWREGLAKDLVDPSVSESCSDEEVLCCIHVGLLCVQDDPDARPPMSAILTTLESRSTPLATPDKPLYFSRRNKVAKRADYSQDSVDTETLTVVEGR, encoded by the exons ATGGCAAACACAATTACTGGCAGCAACTCTTCAGCCAAACTTCTCAACAGTGGCAATCTTGTAGTCCTATCATCAGACGGTGCCATGTTATGGCAGAGCTTCAAAAACCCAAGCGACGTCGTCCTTCCTGGCATGCCCATGCGGACGACCCACAAGACACACCCACCATGGCGGATGATCTCTTGGAAGGGCCCTGAAGACCCTTCAACAGGCAGGTTCTCTGGTGGGAACGACCTTGACACTCCCCTACAGTTCTTCGTCTGGGATGGGTCAGTGCCATACTTCCGTGCCACTGTGTGGAACGGATATGTATCCTCCAACGTGGGCCTCCAGACCGTTAGTCCACTCATGTATTTGACAGTTAACAAGGGCACCGATGGTGAGGCCTATGCAACATTTGGACTATCAGATGGCTCCTCCAGGATAATTTACAAGGTTGACTACTCCGGAAAGACAATGCTGTTGAGATGGAATACCAGCTTGACAGATTGGACCGCCGTTGAACAGTTGCCAGCTTACCAGTGCAATCTCTATGGATATTGTGGTGCATATGGCTACTGCGACAACACAGAGGCAACTCCCACATGCAAGTGCCTTGATGGATTTGACCCTAGTAACAAAACAGAGTGGGTTAGAGGCAATTTTTCTCATGGTTGCCGGCGAAAGGAGGAACTGCAGTGTGGTGGAGAGGACAGTTTCTTGACCTTGCCAGCAATGAAGGTGCCAGACAAATTTGTACGCCTATGGAATAAAAGCTATGATGACTGTGCAGTTGAGTGCAGCAAAAATTGCTCATGTTTAGCGTATGCTTATGCTAATCTAAGCACCAGCAACATTGATGGGGATGCAACAAGGTGCCTGCTGTGGACCGGGGAGCTGATTGACGTGGAGAAGGGTGGCGCCGTCGGCAATGAGAACCTGTATCTCCGGCTTACTGCCTTGTCAA GCAAAGGGCGAAAGAGCATCGTAATAAAAGTTATACCAGCAATTTCAGCAATTGTGTTGCTGATACTTCTATTGGCATGCCTTGTATGGTTCCGCAAGTTTAAAG GCAAACATGACAAAAAAGGAAGACTGAAGAGACTGATGATGGGGGATTTGCGCATTAGTGATGGACTTGGAGAGGAGACTCATGAATTTCCGTTTATTAGCTTTGAGGAAATAGTCGATGCAACAAACAACTTCTCTATGTACAATTTACTCGGAGAAGGCGGCTTTGGCAAAGTTTACAAG GGGCTCTTACATGGCAACAAAGAAGTTGCTGTTAAAAGGCTGAGTAGAGGTTCTAGGCAGGGG GGCGATGAAAAGCTACTTATTTATGAGTATCTACCAAACAAAAGCCTGGACATCTTCCTTTTCA ATTCTGAAAAGAAGCCAATGCTTCATTGGCCGGCACGATTCAATATATTAAAAGGAGTGGCTAGAGGGCTACTCTATCTCCATCAAGATTCaagactgatgataattcatagGGATCTCAAAACAAGCAACATTTTGCTAGATGGAGACATGAATCCCAAGATATCTGATTTTGGCATGGCAAGAATCTTTGGTGGAGACGAGCAACAAGCAAACACTAACCGAGTTGTCGGAACATA CGGTTATATGTCTCCGGAATATGCAATGGAAGGCCTCTTTTCTGTGAAGTCTGATGTCTATAGCTTCGGGGTATTGCTCTTGGAAACTGTAAGTGGTCTAAGGATAAGCTCAATGCAGAACATCAAGGAGTTCCCCAACCTTATAATATAT GCATGGAGTCTATGGAGGGAAGGGCTGGCAAAAGATCTTGTGGATCCATCTGTTTCAGAGAGCTGCTCAGATGAAGAAGTTTTGTGTTGCATTCATGTCGGGCTCTTGTGTGTTCAGGATGACCCGGATGCGAGACCACCAATGTCAGCTATTTTAACAACCTTGGAGAGTAGAAGCACACCACTTGCAACGCCTGATAAGCCGCTGTATTTTTCTCGGAGAAATAAGGTAGCAAAGAGAGCAGACTACAGCCAGGACTCTGTGGATACGGAGACTCTTACAGTAGTAGAGGGGCGGTAG
- the LOC109776960 gene encoding G-type lectin S-receptor-like serine/threonine-protein kinase B120 isoform X3, protein MHLPTLHLIIITLLIPWPFSSVLLCAPDSVLVPGMGLTPGKTLTSDQGSFALGFFTPSNSTKNMYVGIWFNDIPLHTVVWVANRDNPITDASSAVLSMTNSSSLVLSQTNGRHILWMANTITGSNSSAKLLNSGNLVVLSSDGAMLWQSFKNPSDVVLPGMPMRTTHKTHPPWRMISWKGPEDPSTGRFSGGNDLDTPLQFFVWDGSVPYFRATVWNGYVSSNVGLQTVSPLMYLTVNKGTDGEAYATFGLSDGSSRIIYKVDYSGKTMLLRWNTSLTDWTAVEQLPAYQCNLYGYCGAYGYCDNTEATPTCKCLDGFDPSNKTEWVRGNFSHGCRRKEELQCGGEDSFLTLPAMKVPDKFVRLWNKSYDDCAVECSKNCSCLAYAYANLSTSNIDGDATRCLLWTGELIDVEKGGAVGNENLYLRLTALSSKGRKSIVIKVIPAISAIVLLILLLACLVWFRKFKGKHDKKGRLKRLMMGDLRISDGLGEETHEFPFISFEEIVDATNNFSMYNLLGEGGFGKVYKGDEKLLIYEYLPNKSLDIFLFNSEKKPMLHWPARFNILKGVARGLLYLHQDSRLMIIHRDLKTSNILLDGDMNPKISDFGMARIFGGDEQQANTNRVVGTYGYMSPEYAMEGLFSVKSDVYSFGVLLLETVSGLRISSMQNIKEFPNLIIYAWSLWREGLAKDLVDPSVSESCSDEEVLCCIHVGLLCVQDDPDARPPMSAILTTLESRSTPLATPDKPLYFSRRNKVAKRADYSQDSVDTETLTVVEGR, encoded by the exons ATGCACCTTCCTACTCTACACTTGATCATCATCACGCTCCTGATTCCTTGGCCCTTCAGTTCAGTGCTTCTCTGCGCACCTGACAGCGTGCTTGTCCCTGGCATGGGTCTTACTCCTGGAAAAACTCTCACCTCGGATCAAGGTTCGTTCGCCTTAGGCTTCTTTACCCCCTCAAACTCAACTAAAAATATGTATGTTGGCATATGGTTCAACGATATCCCATTGCACACTGTTGTCTGGGTTGCCAACCGCGATAATCCGATCACCGATGCTTCATCCGCGGTGCTTTCTATGACCAACAGCTCGAGCCTTGTGTTGTCTCAAACCAATGGCCGCCACATACTTTGGATGGCAAACACAATTACTGGCAGCAACTCTTCAGCCAAACTTCTCAACAGTGGCAATCTTGTAGTCCTATCATCAGACGGTGCCATGTTATGGCAGAGCTTCAAAAACCCAAGCGACGTCGTCCTTCCTGGCATGCCCATGCGGACGACCCACAAGACACACCCACCATGGCGGATGATCTCTTGGAAGGGCCCTGAAGACCCTTCAACAGGCAGGTTCTCTGGTGGGAACGACCTTGACACTCCCCTACAGTTCTTCGTCTGGGATGGGTCAGTGCCATACTTCCGTGCCACTGTGTGGAACGGATATGTATCCTCCAACGTGGGCCTCCAGACCGTTAGTCCACTCATGTATTTGACAGTTAACAAGGGCACCGATGGTGAGGCCTATGCAACATTTGGACTATCAGATGGCTCCTCCAGGATAATTTACAAGGTTGACTACTCCGGAAAGACAATGCTGTTGAGATGGAATACCAGCTTGACAGATTGGACCGCCGTTGAACAGTTGCCAGCTTACCAGTGCAATCTCTATGGATATTGTGGTGCATATGGCTACTGCGACAACACAGAGGCAACTCCCACATGCAAGTGCCTTGATGGATTTGACCCTAGTAACAAAACAGAGTGGGTTAGAGGCAATTTTTCTCATGGTTGCCGGCGAAAGGAGGAACTGCAGTGTGGTGGAGAGGACAGTTTCTTGACCTTGCCAGCAATGAAGGTGCCAGACAAATTTGTACGCCTATGGAATAAAAGCTATGATGACTGTGCAGTTGAGTGCAGCAAAAATTGCTCATGTTTAGCGTATGCTTATGCTAATCTAAGCACCAGCAACATTGATGGGGATGCAACAAGGTGCCTGCTGTGGACCGGGGAGCTGATTGACGTGGAGAAGGGTGGCGCCGTCGGCAATGAGAACCTGTATCTCCGGCTTACTGCCTTGTCAA GCAAAGGGCGAAAGAGCATCGTAATAAAAGTTATACCAGCAATTTCAGCAATTGTGTTGCTGATACTTCTATTGGCATGCCTTGTATGGTTCCGCAAGTTTAAAG GCAAACATGACAAAAAAGGAAGACTGAAGAGACTGATGATGGGGGATTTGCGCATTAGTGATGGACTTGGAGAGGAGACTCATGAATTTCCGTTTATTAGCTTTGAGGAAATAGTCGATGCAACAAACAACTTCTCTATGTACAATTTACTCGGAGAAGGCGGCTTTGGCAAAGTTTACAAG GGCGATGAAAAGCTACTTATTTATGAGTATCTACCAAACAAAAGCCTGGACATCTTCCTTTTCA ATTCTGAAAAGAAGCCAATGCTTCATTGGCCGGCACGATTCAATATATTAAAAGGAGTGGCTAGAGGGCTACTCTATCTCCATCAAGATTCaagactgatgataattcatagGGATCTCAAAACAAGCAACATTTTGCTAGATGGAGACATGAATCCCAAGATATCTGATTTTGGCATGGCAAGAATCTTTGGTGGAGACGAGCAACAAGCAAACACTAACCGAGTTGTCGGAACATA CGGTTATATGTCTCCGGAATATGCAATGGAAGGCCTCTTTTCTGTGAAGTCTGATGTCTATAGCTTCGGGGTATTGCTCTTGGAAACTGTAAGTGGTCTAAGGATAAGCTCAATGCAGAACATCAAGGAGTTCCCCAACCTTATAATATAT GCATGGAGTCTATGGAGGGAAGGGCTGGCAAAAGATCTTGTGGATCCATCTGTTTCAGAGAGCTGCTCAGATGAAGAAGTTTTGTGTTGCATTCATGTCGGGCTCTTGTGTGTTCAGGATGACCCGGATGCGAGACCACCAATGTCAGCTATTTTAACAACCTTGGAGAGTAGAAGCACACCACTTGCAACGCCTGATAAGCCGCTGTATTTTTCTCGGAGAAATAAGGTAGCAAAGAGAGCAGACTACAGCCAGGACTCTGTGGATACGGAGACTCTTACAGTAGTAGAGGGGCGGTAG
- the LOC109776960 gene encoding G-type lectin S-receptor-like serine/threonine-protein kinase B120 isoform X2, which translates to MHLPTLHLIIITLLIPWPFSSVLLCAPDSVLVPGMGLTPGKTLTSDQGSFALGFFTPSNSTKNMYVGIWFNDIPLHTVVWVANRDNPITDASSAVLSMTNSSSLVLSQTNGRHILWMANTITGSNSSAKLLNSGNLVVLSSDGAMLWQSFKNPSDVVLPGMPMRTTHKTHPPWRMISWKGPEDPSTGRFSGGNDLDTPLQFFVWDGSVPYFRATVWNGYVSSNVGLQTVSPLMYLTVNKGTDGEAYATFGLSDGSSRIIYKVDYSGKTMLLRWNTSLTDWTAVEQLPAYQCNLYGYCGAYGYCDNTEATPTCKCLDGFDPSNKTEWVRGNFSHGCRRKEELQCGGEDSFLTLPAMKVPDKFVRLWNKSYDDCAVECSKNCSCLAYAYANLSTSNIDGDATRCLLWTGELIDVEKGGAVGNENLYLRLTALSSKGRKSIVIKVIPAISAIVLLILLLACLVWFRKFKGKHDKKGRLKRLMMGDLRISDGLGEETHEFPFISFEEIVDATNNFSMYNLLGEGGFGKVYKGLLHGNKEVAVKRLSRGSRQGGDEKLLIYEYLPNKSLDIFLFNSEKKPMLHWPARFNILKGVARGLLYLHQDSRLMIIHRDLKTSNILLDGDMNPKISDFGMARIFGGDEQQANTNRVVGTYGYMSPEYAMEGLFSVKSDVYSFGVLLLETVSGLRISSMQNIKEFPNLIIYAWSLWREGLAKDLVDPSVSESCSDEEVLCCIHVGLLCVQDDPDARPPMSAILTTLESRSTPLATPDKPLYFSRRNKVAKRADYSQDSVDTETLTVVEGR; encoded by the exons ATGCACCTTCCTACTCTACACTTGATCATCATCACGCTCCTGATTCCTTGGCCCTTCAGTTCAGTGCTTCTCTGCGCACCTGACAGCGTGCTTGTCCCTGGCATGGGTCTTACTCCTGGAAAAACTCTCACCTCGGATCAAGGTTCGTTCGCCTTAGGCTTCTTTACCCCCTCAAACTCAACTAAAAATATGTATGTTGGCATATGGTTCAACGATATCCCATTGCACACTGTTGTCTGGGTTGCCAACCGCGATAATCCGATCACCGATGCTTCATCCGCGGTGCTTTCTATGACCAACAGCTCGAGCCTTGTGTTGTCTCAAACCAATGGCCGCCACATACTTTGGATGGCAAACACAATTACTGGCAGCAACTCTTCAGCCAAACTTCTCAACAGTGGCAATCTTGTAGTCCTATCATCAGACGGTGCCATGTTATGGCAGAGCTTCAAAAACCCAAGCGACGTCGTCCTTCCTGGCATGCCCATGCGGACGACCCACAAGACACACCCACCATGGCGGATGATCTCTTGGAAGGGCCCTGAAGACCCTTCAACAGGCAGGTTCTCTGGTGGGAACGACCTTGACACTCCCCTACAGTTCTTCGTCTGGGATGGGTCAGTGCCATACTTCCGTGCCACTGTGTGGAACGGATATGTATCCTCCAACGTGGGCCTCCAGACCGTTAGTCCACTCATGTATTTGACAGTTAACAAGGGCACCGATGGTGAGGCCTATGCAACATTTGGACTATCAGATGGCTCCTCCAGGATAATTTACAAGGTTGACTACTCCGGAAAGACAATGCTGTTGAGATGGAATACCAGCTTGACAGATTGGACCGCCGTTGAACAGTTGCCAGCTTACCAGTGCAATCTCTATGGATATTGTGGTGCATATGGCTACTGCGACAACACAGAGGCAACTCCCACATGCAAGTGCCTTGATGGATTTGACCCTAGTAACAAAACAGAGTGGGTTAGAGGCAATTTTTCTCATGGTTGCCGGCGAAAGGAGGAACTGCAGTGTGGTGGAGAGGACAGTTTCTTGACCTTGCCAGCAATGAAGGTGCCAGACAAATTTGTACGCCTATGGAATAAAAGCTATGATGACTGTGCAGTTGAGTGCAGCAAAAATTGCTCATGTTTAGCGTATGCTTATGCTAATCTAAGCACCAGCAACATTGATGGGGATGCAACAAGGTGCCTGCTGTGGACCGGGGAGCTGATTGACGTGGAGAAGGGTGGCGCCGTCGGCAATGAGAACCTGTATCTCCGGCTTACTGCCTTGTCAA GCAAAGGGCGAAAGAGCATCGTAATAAAAGTTATACCAGCAATTTCAGCAATTGTGTTGCTGATACTTCTATTGGCATGCCTTGTATGGTTCCGCAAGTTTAAAG GCAAACATGACAAAAAAGGAAGACTGAAGAGACTGATGATGGGGGATTTGCGCATTAGTGATGGACTTGGAGAGGAGACTCATGAATTTCCGTTTATTAGCTTTGAGGAAATAGTCGATGCAACAAACAACTTCTCTATGTACAATTTACTCGGAGAAGGCGGCTTTGGCAAAGTTTACAAG GGGCTCTTACATGGCAACAAAGAAGTTGCTGTTAAAAGGCTGAGTAGAGGTTCTAGGCAGGGG GGCGATGAAAAGCTACTTATTTATGAGTATCTACCAAACAAAAGCCTGGACATCTTCCTTTTCA ATTCTGAAAAGAAGCCAATGCTTCATTGGCCGGCACGATTCAATATATTAAAAGGAGTGGCTAGAGGGCTACTCTATCTCCATCAAGATTCaagactgatgataattcatagGGATCTCAAAACAAGCAACATTTTGCTAGATGGAGACATGAATCCCAAGATATCTGATTTTGGCATGGCAAGAATCTTTGGTGGAGACGAGCAACAAGCAAACACTAACCGAGTTGTCGGAACATA CGGTTATATGTCTCCGGAATATGCAATGGAAGGCCTCTTTTCTGTGAAGTCTGATGTCTATAGCTTCGGGGTATTGCTCTTGGAAACTGTAAGTGGTCTAAGGATAAGCTCAATGCAGAACATCAAGGAGTTCCCCAACCTTATAATATAT GCATGGAGTCTATGGAGGGAAGGGCTGGCAAAAGATCTTGTGGATCCATCTGTTTCAGAGAGCTGCTCAGATGAAGAAGTTTTGTGTTGCATTCATGTCGGGCTCTTGTGTGTTCAGGATGACCCGGATGCGAGACCACCAATGTCAGCTATTTTAACAACCTTGGAGAGTAGAAGCACACCACTTGCAACGCCTGATAAGCCGCTGTATTTTTCTCGGAGAAATAAGGTAGCAAAGAGAGCAGACTACAGCCAGGACTCTGTGGATACGGAGACTCTTACAGTAGTAGAGGGGCGGTAG
- the LOC109776960 gene encoding G-type lectin S-receptor-like serine/threonine-protein kinase At4g27290 isoform X1: MHLPTLHLIIITLLIPWPFSSVLLCAPDSVLVPGMGLTPGKTLTSDQGSFALGFFTPSNSTKNMYVGIWFNDIPLHTVVWVANRDNPITDASSAVLSMTNSSSLVLSQTNGRHILWMANTITGSNSSAKLLNSGNLVVLSSDGAMLWQSFKNPSDVVLPGMPMRTTHKTHPPWRMISWKGPEDPSTGRFSGGNDLDTPLQFFVWDGSVPYFRATVWNGYVSSNVGLQTVSPLMYLTVNKGTDGEAYATFGLSDGSSRIIYKVDYSGKTMLLRWNTSLTDWTAVEQLPAYQCNLYGYCGAYGYCDNTEATPTCKCLDGFDPSNKTEWVRGNFSHGCRRKEELQCGGEDSFLTLPAMKVPDKFVRLWNKSYDDCAVECSKNCSCLAYAYANLSTSNIDGDATRCLLWTGELIDVEKGGAVGNENLYLRLTALSSKGRKSIVIKVIPAISAIVLLILLLACLVWFRKFKGKHDKKGRLKRLMMGDLRISDGLGEETHEFPFISFEEIVDATNNFSMYNLLGEGGFGKVYKGLLHGNKEVAVKRLSRGSRQGVIEFRNEVVVIAKLQHKNLVRLLCYCVQGDEKLLIYEYLPNKSLDIFLFNSEKKPMLHWPARFNILKGVARGLLYLHQDSRLMIIHRDLKTSNILLDGDMNPKISDFGMARIFGGDEQQANTNRVVGTYGYMSPEYAMEGLFSVKSDVYSFGVLLLETVSGLRISSMQNIKEFPNLIIYAWSLWREGLAKDLVDPSVSESCSDEEVLCCIHVGLLCVQDDPDARPPMSAILTTLESRSTPLATPDKPLYFSRRNKVAKRADYSQDSVDTETLTVVEGR, from the exons ATGCACCTTCCTACTCTACACTTGATCATCATCACGCTCCTGATTCCTTGGCCCTTCAGTTCAGTGCTTCTCTGCGCACCTGACAGCGTGCTTGTCCCTGGCATGGGTCTTACTCCTGGAAAAACTCTCACCTCGGATCAAGGTTCGTTCGCCTTAGGCTTCTTTACCCCCTCAAACTCAACTAAAAATATGTATGTTGGCATATGGTTCAACGATATCCCATTGCACACTGTTGTCTGGGTTGCCAACCGCGATAATCCGATCACCGATGCTTCATCCGCGGTGCTTTCTATGACCAACAGCTCGAGCCTTGTGTTGTCTCAAACCAATGGCCGCCACATACTTTGGATGGCAAACACAATTACTGGCAGCAACTCTTCAGCCAAACTTCTCAACAGTGGCAATCTTGTAGTCCTATCATCAGACGGTGCCATGTTATGGCAGAGCTTCAAAAACCCAAGCGACGTCGTCCTTCCTGGCATGCCCATGCGGACGACCCACAAGACACACCCACCATGGCGGATGATCTCTTGGAAGGGCCCTGAAGACCCTTCAACAGGCAGGTTCTCTGGTGGGAACGACCTTGACACTCCCCTACAGTTCTTCGTCTGGGATGGGTCAGTGCCATACTTCCGTGCCACTGTGTGGAACGGATATGTATCCTCCAACGTGGGCCTCCAGACCGTTAGTCCACTCATGTATTTGACAGTTAACAAGGGCACCGATGGTGAGGCCTATGCAACATTTGGACTATCAGATGGCTCCTCCAGGATAATTTACAAGGTTGACTACTCCGGAAAGACAATGCTGTTGAGATGGAATACCAGCTTGACAGATTGGACCGCCGTTGAACAGTTGCCAGCTTACCAGTGCAATCTCTATGGATATTGTGGTGCATATGGCTACTGCGACAACACAGAGGCAACTCCCACATGCAAGTGCCTTGATGGATTTGACCCTAGTAACAAAACAGAGTGGGTTAGAGGCAATTTTTCTCATGGTTGCCGGCGAAAGGAGGAACTGCAGTGTGGTGGAGAGGACAGTTTCTTGACCTTGCCAGCAATGAAGGTGCCAGACAAATTTGTACGCCTATGGAATAAAAGCTATGATGACTGTGCAGTTGAGTGCAGCAAAAATTGCTCATGTTTAGCGTATGCTTATGCTAATCTAAGCACCAGCAACATTGATGGGGATGCAACAAGGTGCCTGCTGTGGACCGGGGAGCTGATTGACGTGGAGAAGGGTGGCGCCGTCGGCAATGAGAACCTGTATCTCCGGCTTACTGCCTTGTCAA GCAAAGGGCGAAAGAGCATCGTAATAAAAGTTATACCAGCAATTTCAGCAATTGTGTTGCTGATACTTCTATTGGCATGCCTTGTATGGTTCCGCAAGTTTAAAG GCAAACATGACAAAAAAGGAAGACTGAAGAGACTGATGATGGGGGATTTGCGCATTAGTGATGGACTTGGAGAGGAGACTCATGAATTTCCGTTTATTAGCTTTGAGGAAATAGTCGATGCAACAAACAACTTCTCTATGTACAATTTACTCGGAGAAGGCGGCTTTGGCAAAGTTTACAAG GGGCTCTTACATGGCAACAAAGAAGTTGCTGTTAAAAGGCTGAGTAGAGGTTCTAGGCAGGGGGTAATAGAATTCAGGAATGAAGTAGTTGTGATTGCTAAACTACAACACAAAAACCTTGTAAGGCTTCTCTGTTATTGTGTGCAGGGCGATGAAAAGCTACTTATTTATGAGTATCTACCAAACAAAAGCCTGGACATCTTCCTTTTCA ATTCTGAAAAGAAGCCAATGCTTCATTGGCCGGCACGATTCAATATATTAAAAGGAGTGGCTAGAGGGCTACTCTATCTCCATCAAGATTCaagactgatgataattcatagGGATCTCAAAACAAGCAACATTTTGCTAGATGGAGACATGAATCCCAAGATATCTGATTTTGGCATGGCAAGAATCTTTGGTGGAGACGAGCAACAAGCAAACACTAACCGAGTTGTCGGAACATA CGGTTATATGTCTCCGGAATATGCAATGGAAGGCCTCTTTTCTGTGAAGTCTGATGTCTATAGCTTCGGGGTATTGCTCTTGGAAACTGTAAGTGGTCTAAGGATAAGCTCAATGCAGAACATCAAGGAGTTCCCCAACCTTATAATATAT GCATGGAGTCTATGGAGGGAAGGGCTGGCAAAAGATCTTGTGGATCCATCTGTTTCAGAGAGCTGCTCAGATGAAGAAGTTTTGTGTTGCATTCATGTCGGGCTCTTGTGTGTTCAGGATGACCCGGATGCGAGACCACCAATGTCAGCTATTTTAACAACCTTGGAGAGTAGAAGCACACCACTTGCAACGCCTGATAAGCCGCTGTATTTTTCTCGGAGAAATAAGGTAGCAAAGAGAGCAGACTACAGCCAGGACTCTGTGGATACGGAGACTCTTACAGTAGTAGAGGGGCGGTAG